The Streptomyces sp. NBC_00224 genome has a window encoding:
- a CDS encoding FABP family protein, with the protein MFDPAAENPYPDSHRPDDMPAPHELLAPVLGLLGTWHGRGQGGYPTISGDFTYAQEVTFSHDGRPFLRYEARAWLLGADDTPLRPSARESGWWRLQPDGRVEALITQPTGIAEIAVGYAGENTVDLSTHEVALTPTAKEVDATRRRYTLTDDDTLTFVHDLATVGQPLQHHLSARLRRKA; encoded by the coding sequence GTGTTCGACCCCGCAGCGGAGAACCCGTACCCCGACAGCCACCGACCCGACGACATGCCCGCACCGCACGAGTTGCTCGCGCCGGTGCTCGGGCTCCTCGGCACCTGGCACGGCCGGGGCCAGGGCGGGTACCCGACGATCAGCGGGGACTTCACCTACGCGCAGGAGGTCACCTTCAGCCACGACGGCCGCCCCTTCCTCCGTTACGAGGCCCGGGCCTGGCTGCTCGGCGCGGACGACACCCCGCTGCGCCCGTCCGCCCGGGAGAGCGGCTGGTGGCGGCTCCAGCCCGACGGCCGGGTGGAGGCACTGATCACCCAGCCCACCGGCATCGCGGAGATCGCGGTCGGCTACGCGGGCGAGAACACGGTCGACCTCTCCACCCACGAGGTGGCCCTCACCCCCACCGCCAAGGAGGTCGACGCCACCCGCCGTCGCTACACCCTCACCGACGACGACACCCTCACCTTCGTCCACGACCTCGCGACGGTCGGCCAGCCGCTCCAGCACCACCTCTCGGCGCGCCTGCGCCGCAAGGCGTAG
- a CDS encoding ester cyclase: protein MVDDNKKAVRGFFEAVSDRRLEDLPRFMAHDVVDHNKIIHGEADEPGAAFDGLRQQLAAFDPLTVRVDELIGEGDRVVARVTQRGVHGGTHPRMPEPTGRSFDVEAIWIFTLADGRITEIRAVSDRLGFFLQLGWEWPQV, encoded by the coding sequence GTGGTGGACGACAACAAGAAGGCAGTGCGGGGTTTCTTCGAGGCGGTCAGTGACCGTCGGCTGGAGGATCTGCCTCGGTTCATGGCGCACGACGTCGTGGACCACAACAAGATCATCCACGGTGAGGCCGACGAGCCGGGTGCCGCGTTCGATGGTCTGCGTCAGCAGCTCGCCGCGTTCGACCCGCTCACCGTCCGCGTCGACGAACTGATCGGCGAGGGGGACCGTGTGGTCGCCCGGGTCACCCAGCGCGGTGTCCATGGCGGGACGCACCCCAGGATGCCCGAGCCGACCGGCCGGAGCTTCGACGTCGAGGCGATCTGGATCTTCACGCTGGCCGACGGCAGGATCACCGAGATCCGGGCGGTCAGCGACCGCCTCGGCTTCTTCCTGCAACTCGGCTGGGAGTGGCCGCAGGTCTAG
- a CDS encoding endonuclease/exonuclease/phosphatase family protein, whose translation MRNRLRIPRLLAAALIGAVLPALFGAPATAAAPTPPNTSKSAGQQWELLSLATGKYVSVEASSTNELYARADSPGIPEQFTLHTDNAAKGATVALRSQANGAYVAAEFGAGADGRYGKLRARTEGPPAGWEKLELVPQPQTGAAVYALRYHHDGQDRYVSADAGATGDGLLQARATAVGSWERFRLVPVAAPADPTPPPSASPRAIKALTWNVCADNNKNCGFYHTTAGPLADQIVARAKAAGTPDVILLEEFCEKFAKPVEQALETQLGGGWDVRFAPVQYQVPGTGIKARKNCQPDPSGADRGAYGVALAVPEENTWYRAYELPSPPGVEQRTALCATVASWAAEVCAAHFSTGGPGYDDPDRTYQPQQADTLRRAASLPGYRPLLGGDLNATPSTGVLGTLYSAYEECDARSATPNRPTAGTIKIDYLFGGGTWSGCGVAPDTGSSDHRAVWGTLTLP comes from the coding sequence ATGAGAAATCGTCTGCGCATACCGCGGCTGCTGGCTGCCGCGCTGATCGGGGCGGTCCTGCCGGCCCTGTTCGGCGCGCCCGCCACGGCGGCCGCACCGACGCCCCCGAACACCTCGAAGTCGGCCGGACAGCAGTGGGAGCTGCTCTCGCTCGCCACCGGCAAGTACGTCTCGGTGGAGGCGTCCAGCACCAACGAGCTGTACGCCCGGGCGGACAGCCCCGGCATCCCGGAGCAGTTCACCCTGCACACCGACAACGCGGCCAAGGGGGCGACGGTCGCCCTGCGCTCGCAGGCCAACGGCGCCTATGTGGCGGCGGAGTTCGGTGCCGGGGCCGACGGCCGGTACGGGAAGCTGCGCGCCCGGACCGAGGGGCCGCCCGCCGGCTGGGAGAAGCTGGAGCTCGTGCCGCAGCCGCAGACCGGCGCGGCCGTCTACGCCCTGCGCTACCACCACGACGGGCAGGACCGCTATGTGTCCGCCGACGCGGGAGCGACCGGCGACGGGCTGCTCCAGGCCCGCGCCACGGCGGTGGGTTCATGGGAACGCTTCCGCCTGGTGCCCGTGGCCGCACCGGCCGACCCGACCCCGCCGCCGTCCGCGTCCCCGCGCGCCATCAAGGCGCTGACCTGGAACGTGTGCGCCGACAACAACAAGAACTGCGGCTTCTACCACACGACGGCGGGCCCGCTGGCGGACCAGATCGTGGCACGCGCGAAGGCCGCCGGAACCCCTGATGTGATCCTGCTCGAAGAGTTCTGCGAGAAGTTCGCCAAGCCCGTGGAGCAGGCGCTCGAAACACAGCTCGGCGGCGGCTGGGACGTACGGTTCGCGCCGGTTCAGTACCAGGTGCCCGGAACCGGCATCAAGGCGCGGAAGAACTGCCAACCCGACCCGTCGGGAGCGGACCGGGGAGCGTACGGCGTGGCGCTGGCCGTGCCGGAGGAGAACACCTGGTACCGGGCGTACGAGTTGCCCTCCCCGCCCGGTGTCGAGCAGCGCACCGCGCTGTGCGCCACGGTGGCCTCCTGGGCGGCGGAGGTGTGCGCCGCGCACTTCAGCACGGGCGGCCCCGGCTACGACGACCCCGACCGTACGTACCAGCCGCAACAGGCGGACACCCTGCGCCGGGCGGCGTCCCTGCCCGGCTACCGCCCGCTGCTCGGCGGTGATCTGAACGCCACGCCGTCGACGGGTGTGCTGGGCACGCTGTACTCCGCGTACGAGGAGTGCGACGCGCGTTCCGCGACGCCGAACCGGCCGACGGCGGGCACCATCAAGATCGACTACTTGTTCGGCGGGGGCACGTGGAGCGGCTGCGGCGTCGCACCGGACACCGGCTCCTCCGACCACCGGGCGGTGTGGGGCACACTCACTCTGCCCTGA
- a CDS encoding TetR/AcrR family transcriptional regulator yields MPRQVDHEGRRRLIAEAVCQLADERGLEGVTLRDVAAQARVSMGAVQRCFRTKEEMLVFALGVIGERIIERVRARLVRSPAQSAASALGHAATEISLLREEHRAEARVWLAFVAQAAVSEALAGTLKANYAALHEVFARLVAEADESAEYVVPLDAHHEARTLLALADGLTAHVLIGHLTARQAQDVLHTHLGRLWERAERPSRSG; encoded by the coding sequence ATGCCCAGGCAGGTGGACCACGAGGGCCGACGCCGGCTCATCGCCGAGGCCGTGTGCCAACTTGCCGACGAACGCGGGCTGGAGGGCGTGACCCTGCGCGACGTCGCCGCCCAGGCACGGGTGTCGATGGGCGCGGTTCAGCGCTGCTTCCGCACCAAGGAAGAGATGCTGGTGTTCGCCCTCGGGGTCATCGGTGAGCGGATCATCGAGCGCGTACGGGCCCGCCTCGTCCGCAGCCCGGCCCAGTCGGCCGCATCCGCCCTGGGCCACGCGGCCACCGAGATCTCACTGCTCCGGGAAGAACACCGCGCCGAGGCCAGGGTGTGGCTCGCCTTCGTCGCCCAAGCGGCGGTCAGCGAGGCGCTCGCCGGCACGCTGAAGGCGAACTACGCGGCTCTGCACGAGGTGTTCGCGCGCCTTGTCGCGGAAGCCGACGAGAGCGCCGAGTACGTGGTGCCCCTCGATGCGCACCACGAAGCCCGCACCCTCCTCGCCCTGGCCGACGGCCTCACCGCACACGTCCTCATCGGCCACCTCACCGCGCGGCAGGCTCAGGACGTCCTCCACACCCACTTGGGGCGTCTGTGGGAGAGGGCTGAGCGGCCTTCCCGCTCAGGCTGA
- a CDS encoding serine hydrolase domain-containing protein — MRKPSPSRRSTAARTLAAATLAVAGLLPLAVTQAQATPPVDALAKGGDHDYPHHELSPGLQAKLDKAVRDVMKKAGIPGVQVGLWMPGKGSYVRAFGVADKRTGAPMTDDMRIRIGSETKTFTATAVLELVDDGKVGLDDPISKYIKGVPNGNHIAVRDLLDMRSGLFSYSADDAFIKAFLTNPDRPFTPKELLAYAFKHPNQFPPGSKFQYCNTNYILLGLLVEKMTGENLRDVIEHRVLRPSHLDHTLFPKAAEFPRPHAHGYTNQTLTGKVADATHWNPSWGWAAGAMISDLHDLKHWAKDLATGTLLSPATQAKRLKVLPTGVPGAGYGLGIFNVNGWTGHNGSLPGYESLTIYLPEQKATLVALLNTDILYKGEEPSTVLGKAITSIVTPKNVYYIPPQK; from the coding sequence ATGAGAAAACCCTCCCCGTCCCGCCGGTCGACGGCGGCCCGCACGCTCGCCGCGGCGACGCTCGCCGTCGCGGGGCTGCTGCCGCTGGCGGTCACCCAGGCGCAGGCCACGCCGCCCGTCGACGCCCTGGCCAAGGGGGGCGACCACGACTACCCGCACCACGAGCTGAGCCCAGGACTCCAGGCCAAGCTCGACAAGGCGGTGCGGGACGTCATGAAGAAGGCGGGCATCCCCGGGGTGCAGGTCGGCCTGTGGATGCCCGGCAAGGGCAGCTACGTCCGTGCGTTCGGTGTCGCCGACAAGCGCACCGGCGCACCGATGACCGACGACATGCGGATCCGCATCGGCAGCGAGACCAAGACGTTCACCGCCACGGCGGTCCTCGAACTCGTCGACGACGGCAAGGTCGGCCTCGACGACCCGATCTCCAAGTACATCAAGGGCGTCCCCAACGGCAACCACATCGCCGTGCGCGACCTGCTCGACATGCGCAGCGGCCTGTTCTCGTACAGCGCGGACGACGCGTTCATCAAGGCGTTCCTCACCAACCCCGACCGCCCCTTCACGCCGAAGGAACTGCTCGCCTACGCGTTCAAGCACCCCAACCAGTTCCCGCCGGGGTCCAAGTTCCAGTACTGCAACACCAACTACATCCTGCTCGGCCTGCTGGTCGAGAAGATGACCGGTGAGAACCTGCGGGACGTCATCGAGCACCGGGTCCTGCGGCCCAGCCACCTCGACCACACGCTCTTCCCGAAGGCGGCCGAGTTCCCCCGCCCGCACGCCCACGGATACACCAACCAGACGCTCACCGGGAAGGTCGCGGACGCCACCCACTGGAACCCGAGCTGGGGCTGGGCGGCCGGTGCGATGATCTCGGACCTGCACGACCTCAAGCACTGGGCCAAGGACCTCGCCACCGGCACCCTGCTCTCGCCCGCCACCCAGGCGAAGCGCCTGAAGGTCCTGCCCACCGGCGTCCCCGGCGCGGGCTACGGCCTCGGCATCTTCAACGTCAACGGGTGGACGGGCCACAACGGCTCCCTGCCCGGGTACGAGAGCCTGACCATCTACCTGCCGGAGCAGAAGGCGACGCTGGTGGCGCTGCTCAACACGGACATCCTCTACAAGGGCGAGGAGCCGAGCACCGTCCTCGGCAAGGCGATCACCAGCATCGTCACACCGAAGAACGTCTACTACATCCCGCCCCAGAAGTAA
- a CDS encoding amidase — protein sequence MQDALWQRTAAAQAAAVRSGEVSAAELVESHLERIAAVNPQVNAVTQLLVERAREAAEQTDRRRAAGDVLGPLAGVPFTVKESTSIEGVPTTFGVQRFRDLVAAADAPPVARLRAAGAIPIGHSNIPTLILAGMHTRSELFGDTVNPWDRGRTPGGTSGGDAVAVATGMAAIGLGNDSGGSIRIPAQFCGVAGLKPTTGRFPADHRILGPDDPGPASQMLVTDGPLARNVADLRLAYEVLTGTDPRDPRAVPVPAYGDPLPGRVKVAVVPDPGGHGVHPTVAASLQAAADALRDAGYDVCEVPDVPRLDETLEAYDRITMTEFAPNWPTVRTLLGKGGNRYIEMAMERTPPVADADELMRLMGTWMNIRRSWAEFLDEYPLVLGPSFTEPPIEPGLESRDRAGRDRVASAMRLCTATSFVGVPAVAVPTGLTDGLPCGVQIIGRPFREDLCLDAAQAVEDRLGVLTPVDPCGGGAG from the coding sequence ATGCAGGACGCGTTGTGGCAGAGGACGGCAGCGGCGCAGGCGGCAGCCGTACGGAGTGGCGAGGTGTCGGCCGCCGAGCTGGTCGAGAGCCATCTGGAGCGCATCGCGGCGGTCAACCCGCAGGTGAACGCCGTCACCCAGCTCCTGGTCGAGCGCGCCCGCGAGGCCGCGGAGCAGACGGACCGCAGGCGGGCCGCCGGGGATGTGCTGGGGCCGCTCGCGGGCGTGCCGTTCACGGTGAAGGAGAGCACTTCGATCGAAGGCGTGCCGACCACGTTCGGCGTGCAGCGCTTCCGCGATCTGGTCGCGGCGGCCGACGCGCCCCCGGTGGCCCGACTGCGCGCCGCCGGTGCCATCCCGATCGGGCACAGCAACATACCCACCTTGATCCTGGCCGGAATGCACACCCGCAGCGAGCTGTTCGGCGACACGGTCAACCCGTGGGACCGCGGCCGGACGCCCGGCGGCACCAGCGGCGGCGACGCGGTGGCCGTCGCCACGGGCATGGCGGCGATCGGCCTCGGCAACGACTCCGGCGGGTCGATCCGGATCCCGGCCCAGTTCTGCGGAGTGGCGGGGCTGAAGCCGACCACCGGCCGCTTCCCCGCCGACCACCGCATCCTCGGGCCGGACGACCCGGGCCCGGCCTCCCAGATGCTGGTCACCGACGGCCCTCTGGCCCGGAACGTGGCCGACCTGCGCCTGGCCTACGAGGTGCTGACCGGGACCGATCCGCGCGACCCGCGGGCGGTTCCGGTGCCCGCGTACGGCGACCCGCTGCCGGGAAGGGTGAAGGTGGCCGTCGTGCCGGACCCGGGCGGCCACGGCGTCCACCCCACCGTCGCGGCGTCCCTCCAGGCCGCGGCGGACGCGCTCCGCGACGCCGGATACGACGTGTGCGAGGTGCCGGACGTACCGAGGCTGGACGAGACCCTCGAAGCGTACGACCGGATCACCATGACCGAGTTCGCCCCGAACTGGCCGACGGTACGCACGCTCCTCGGCAAGGGCGGTAACCGCTACATCGAGATGGCGATGGAGCGGACGCCGCCGGTCGCCGATGCGGACGAGCTCATGCGGCTGATGGGCACGTGGATGAACATCCGCCGCTCATGGGCCGAGTTCCTCGACGAGTACCCGCTCGTGCTCGGCCCGTCGTTCACCGAGCCACCGATCGAGCCCGGCCTGGAGTCGCGCGACCGGGCGGGCCGGGACCGGGTCGCCTCGGCGATGCGCCTGTGCACGGCGACGAGCTTCGTCGGCGTACCGGCGGTGGCCGTACCGACCGGCCTGACCGACGGGCTCCCCTGCGGGGTGCAGATCATCGGGCGCCCCTTCCGCGAGGACCTGTGCCTGGACGCGGCCCAGGCGGTCGAGGACCGGCTCGGCGTGCTGACGCCGGTGGATCCGTGCGGGGGTGGGGCGGGCTGA
- a CDS encoding cytochrome P450, translating into MTTTPSRPRAGVAPGGLPLLGHAWQLHARPLEFLSSLPAHGDLVRIGMGPWPAYVVCRPDAAHQMLTDSRTFDKGGPFFDKARVLFGSSLPMAGWREHRWQRRQMQPAFQPGRIDGYAVVMGEEVDRMTTAWKPGQQLDVTAALTTLTLRIVTRSVLAAEAEDSAVAEVLESLHTVIDGIYQRVMLPLGPLYRLPTPGNLRYRRACTRLHRAIDDIIAARRAAPGEHDLVSILLNAHDDDTGEPMSDEDIRDQLMVMIGAGFETTANTLAFALWLISQHPKVREQLHAEVDATLAGRTATPADLDGLSYTQHIIHEVMRMYPAGWFFTRVTTTDTTLAGHPLPKGTALLYSAYLLQHQPDLFPDPERFDPDRWAADGADALPRGAHVPFGGGNRKCIGDQFALTEMTLALATVCTRWDLTPDPEATLHVQVRGTLGPGPLDMTCTPRNTPAGSA; encoded by the coding sequence GTGACCACGACCCCCTCAAGGCCGCGCGCCGGTGTGGCTCCCGGCGGCCTGCCGCTGCTCGGGCACGCCTGGCAACTCCACGCCCGCCCGCTGGAGTTCCTGTCCTCCCTGCCGGCCCACGGGGACCTCGTACGGATCGGGATGGGGCCCTGGCCGGCCTATGTCGTCTGCCGCCCGGACGCGGCGCACCAGATGCTCACCGACTCGCGGACCTTCGACAAGGGCGGCCCGTTCTTCGACAAGGCGAGGGTGCTGTTCGGCAGCAGTCTGCCGATGGCCGGATGGCGCGAACACCGCTGGCAGCGCCGCCAGATGCAGCCCGCCTTCCAGCCCGGCCGCATCGACGGGTACGCGGTGGTCATGGGCGAGGAGGTGGACCGTATGACCACCGCCTGGAAGCCCGGTCAACAGTTGGACGTCACCGCCGCGCTGACCACCCTGACCCTGCGCATCGTCACCCGCAGCGTGCTGGCCGCGGAGGCGGAGGACTCGGCGGTGGCCGAGGTACTGGAGAGTCTGCACACGGTCATCGACGGCATCTACCAGCGCGTGATGCTGCCACTGGGGCCGCTCTACCGGCTGCCCACCCCGGGCAACTTGCGCTACCGCCGCGCCTGTACGCGCCTGCACCGCGCGATCGACGACATCATCGCCGCCCGGCGGGCCGCGCCCGGCGAGCACGACCTGGTGTCGATCCTGCTGAACGCCCACGACGACGACACGGGCGAGCCGATGTCCGACGAGGACATCCGCGACCAGCTGATGGTGATGATCGGCGCAGGTTTCGAGACCACCGCCAACACCCTTGCTTTCGCACTGTGGTTGATCAGCCAGCACCCGAAGGTACGGGAACAGCTGCACGCCGAGGTGGACGCGACGCTGGCCGGGCGCACCGCCACACCCGCCGACCTCGACGGCCTGTCGTACACCCAGCACATCATCCACGAGGTGATGCGCATGTACCCCGCGGGCTGGTTCTTCACCCGCGTCACCACGACCGACACCACCCTCGCCGGACACCCCCTCCCCAAGGGCACCGCCCTCCTCTACAGCGCCTACCTCCTGCAACACCAGCCCGACCTGTTCCCCGACCCCGAGCGTTTCGACCCCGACCGCTGGGCCGCCGACGGGGCCGACGCCCTGCCCCGGGGCGCGCACGTGCCCTTCGGGGGCGGCAACCGCAAGTGCATCGGCGACCAGTTCGCCCTCACCGAGATGACCCTCGCCCTGGCCACCGTCTGCACCCGCTGGGACCTGACCCCGGACCCCGAGGCCACCCTCCACGTACAGGTGCGCGGCACGCTGGGACCGGGCCCGCTCGACATGACGTGCACGCCACGCAACACACCGGCCGGTTCAGCCTGA
- a CDS encoding class I SAM-dependent methyltransferase, with protein MPTLVPEPHGSQGSSAAETHQLRQAAESFGSDAERYDRARPRYPDALVDRITAHTRGARVLDVGCGTGIVARQFQAAGCEVLGVEPDARMADVARRLGVEVEVAAFEAWDPGGREFDAVVAGQAWHWVDPAAGAAKASRVLRRGGRLAAFWNVFQLPPEVAEAFAAVYRRVLPDAPFNLQSLTKQPLDAYQGLFAKAVDGMRGAGAFSEPEQWRFDWEWSYSRAAWLDQVPTHGALTRLPPDKLAEVLEGIGAAIDTVGGGFTMRYATVAVTATRSGSVA; from the coding sequence ATGCCCACTTTAGTGCCGGAGCCACACGGTTCCCAGGGTTCTTCCGCCGCCGAGACACATCAACTGCGGCAAGCGGCCGAGTCGTTCGGTTCCGACGCAGAGCGTTACGACCGGGCGCGACCCCGTTACCCCGACGCCCTGGTGGACCGGATCACCGCCCATACCCGGGGCGCCCGCGTCCTCGACGTCGGCTGCGGGACCGGCATCGTCGCCCGGCAGTTCCAGGCGGCGGGCTGCGAAGTGCTCGGGGTCGAGCCCGACGCGCGTATGGCCGATGTGGCACGCCGGCTCGGGGTCGAGGTCGAGGTGGCAGCGTTCGAGGCATGGGATCCCGGCGGCCGGGAGTTCGACGCGGTCGTCGCCGGACAGGCCTGGCACTGGGTGGACCCGGCGGCGGGAGCGGCCAAGGCCTCGCGGGTGCTGCGGCGCGGCGGTCGGCTGGCGGCGTTCTGGAACGTATTCCAGCTTCCACCAGAGGTGGCGGAAGCCTTCGCCGCGGTCTACCGGCGGGTGTTGCCGGACGCCCCGTTCAACCTCCAGTCACTGACGAAGCAACCTCTGGACGCGTACCAGGGGTTGTTCGCCAAGGCCGTCGACGGAATGCGCGGGGCCGGTGCGTTCAGCGAACCGGAGCAGTGGCGCTTCGACTGGGAGTGGTCCTACAGCCGGGCCGCCTGGCTGGACCAAGTGCCCACCCACGGCGCCCTCACCCGGCTCCCGCCGGACAAGCTGGCCGAGGTGCTGGAGGGCATCGGGGCCGCCATCGACACGGTGGGCGGCGGTTTCACGATGCGTTACGCGACGGTGGCGGTCACCGCGACGCGCAGCGGGAGCGTTGCGTGA
- a CDS encoding TetR/AcrR family transcriptional regulator translates to MPTGVAMRDARRQLFDAAERVLLRGGPNALTSRAVTEEAGCAKGVLHRHFADFDAFLAELVRDRVGQVGRQSDTLRESVGTGTVADHLTGALTDLFGSVAVAIVGLVTFRDELRARLRGTTPGGIPVLAEATSMIASYLGAERALGRVAADADVDTLALTLIGTGHLLFAGREGVPPEPEEVRRVVTTVIAAVVR, encoded by the coding sequence ATGCCGACAGGCGTGGCCATGCGTGACGCGCGCCGGCAGCTGTTCGACGCCGCCGAGCGCGTCCTGCTCCGGGGCGGCCCGAACGCGCTGACCAGCAGGGCGGTCACCGAGGAGGCGGGCTGCGCCAAGGGGGTGCTGCACCGCCACTTCGCCGACTTCGACGCGTTCCTCGCCGAGCTCGTACGGGACCGCGTCGGCCAGGTCGGCCGCCAGTCCGACACCCTGCGCGAGTCCGTCGGGACCGGCACCGTCGCGGACCATCTCACCGGTGCGCTGACGGACCTGTTCGGTTCGGTCGCGGTGGCGATCGTCGGGCTCGTCACCTTCCGGGACGAGTTGCGGGCCCGGCTGCGCGGGACCACGCCGGGCGGCATCCCCGTACTGGCGGAGGCCACGTCCATGATCGCCTCCTACCTCGGCGCGGAACGCGCCTTGGGCCGCGTCGCGGCGGACGCCGACGTAGACACGCTCGCGCTCACGCTGATCGGAACCGGGCACCTGCTGTTCGCGGGGCGCGAGGGCGTCCCGCCCGAGCCGGAGGAGGTCCGCAGGGTGGTGACCACGGTGATCGCCGCGGTCGTACGGTAG
- a CDS encoding GNAT family N-acetyltransferase: MYAIPLGDDGAELRPVEPWQAGEFLAHVDRGREFIGQHNGLPDVVTDLESSRAFLQAYAEKAAADSGRLYGIWTGGTLVGAVLLRKLDIAQGTAEAGCWLEPSAVGKGLVTRAVRVIIDWAVEERGVHRVEWWVSTENEPSIAVARRLGMTKDGVLRESYLYRGKRHDEEIWSVLAPEWRAAKKAN, from the coding sequence ATGTACGCGATACCGCTGGGCGACGACGGCGCTGAGCTGCGCCCGGTCGAGCCGTGGCAGGCCGGGGAGTTCCTCGCTCACGTGGACCGGGGGCGGGAGTTCATCGGGCAGCACAACGGCCTGCCCGACGTCGTCACCGACCTGGAGTCGAGCCGGGCGTTCCTCCAGGCGTACGCGGAGAAGGCCGCGGCCGACTCCGGACGGCTGTACGGAATCTGGACGGGCGGCACGCTGGTCGGCGCGGTCCTGCTGCGGAAGCTGGACATCGCCCAGGGCACCGCCGAGGCGGGTTGCTGGCTGGAGCCGTCGGCGGTGGGCAAGGGACTCGTGACCCGGGCCGTACGCGTGATTATCGACTGGGCCGTCGAGGAGCGGGGCGTCCACCGCGTCGAATGGTGGGTCTCCACCGAGAACGAGCCGAGCATCGCCGTGGCCCGGCGACTCGGGATGACCAAGGACGGCGTGCTGCGCGAGAGCTATCTGTACCGGGGCAAGCGGCACGACGAGGAGATCTGGTCGGTGCTCGCGCCGGAGTGGCGGGCGGCCAAGAAGGCGAACTGA